The region GTGCTTCTTGGGGCTCCTTCGCGAGGCtcccgcgccgccgccgggcccccccgcgccgccgcgcccgctccgcgccccccggcccgggcccgccgccgcccccgcgccccccgccgcgCGCCGCCCGACGACCCCCGCCCAGATTTTGGGGGCGCGGCCGGCGCAGCGGCGGCAGCGAGGAGGGGGGCGCCCGGCGCGGCGACGACTGGGGCCTCACCGCGGCCCCCCGCCCGTCGCCGTCGCCGTCGCCCGCCGCCCAAGAGGGGCCGCCGCGGGCagggggaggcggcgggggcgggcggcgggggcggcggcgctggcCCTGGGTTCTCCGGAGGCAACTAACACAGGCGACGCCCTCCCGCGGCCGCCGGCAGCAGCGCGGAGACGCCGCGCCGAGGCCAGGGGTCCCCGCCCCGGCGACTGGGGCCGTCCCCCCATCGACTCTCACCTCCGTGGCCAACGGGAGGAGGCCCCCGGGGGAGCCCTGTGTGTCCGGtgtgaccccccccccccccccggcgGCCATCGCCCCGCAGCGGAGGTTGCGGAaagcgcggcggggccggggtaGGGCTGGGGAGGGGCCGGGAAGCCTCCCGACCTGGCTCAGTGCCGTGGGTGTGGGGGGAATGTGTGAAGCGTGGTTACCCCCGCAGCCTCTGCGTGCCGTGGTAGCGGGGCGGGGGGATCGAGCCCCGCTGCGGGCGCAGCTCTGTGTGGGCTGGGGGGGGGGCAGCAGCGGTGCTCTGAACGCCCCCACTTCACCCCATCCCCCTAAATCCCACCGGGGGAACGCGGCTTCGGGGGAGGGGGGAAGTGAGTGCACGACGCCTCCCTGGCCGAGCCCTGGGGCCGGGCCAGGAGGGGCCCCTCTCCCCCTGGGAGTGGGATCCGTGTGCCCCCGCCGAGGGTGGGCCGGGGGTGTGAGTGCGCGGGGCGCCCCCGCAGCCGGCACACGCGTGTGCTGGGACGCGGGGCACAGGCAGGGGGTGTGCCCGGGTGTGCGCACCCCcctgcacatgcacacacacacaccactgcACACACGCCTACATACACACGCACATACATGAACACACACACGGTCACACCCACACACACTGTCGCACCCCGCCCCCTGCCCACGCACGCCGAGCCCGCACAGCCCCGCcgcctccccttcctcctcctcctccccctctccccatcccccGACTCTCTCCGCCATTTCCCTCGCCCCAGCCCCCGCCGCCGGAGGGGACGAGCCCCGACTGCCCGCCGTGTTCGGggtccctgggcagcaggatcCTGCCCAGCCCCGTGTGTGTCCCCACCTCGCAGCGCGGTCGCCTgtcctgccctctgctcccccaccCCGAGGAGACAGCCCCCCCAGAACAGCGGGGTTCTGCCCCCCCAGCCGTGCTCAGGCACCCCTGTGATGAGTTGTGCCCAGCCTCTGGGGGCTGCGACGCGCTCGGGCACGAAGAGGGGACgcagtcccagcagcaggggagcGGCCGCGGGATCCCCCATCGGGAGCCTCTCGGAGCTTCGGGAGCATCTAATACCCACCCCTGGGACACGGCACCCACCGCCTGCACGGCTGTCACCGGGCGGGGGGGGGTATGGTGTGTACGTGTGTGTAACATGCAAACACACACCTGTTCCCGTGTAAATGTAAGGCTGTAGCCCGATGGAAGCTTGCAGCTAAGCCGTCTGTAGATTGGGGTTGGTATGTATGTTACGTGTCTGTTACAGATGTGTGATATCTAATAGTTGTTATTTAATGTAATAACTACATGTAAATTTACAATAAATGTAAGTGCATGCATACACATAAAGACCTAGCtatatattttacaaatatttacaaatatgaAAATTTAAGAACAATAtgtgtgggtgggtgggtgggtggatgtgtgagcagggctgggcagtgaGTGCACTGATCTCACTCCGGCTGtgtggctgggagcagcagagggatcTGGCACCAATCCCCCACCACAGAGAGCCAGAGCTGTCAGTGAgggctcctctccctcccatcCAAAgacagggcagggaatggaaCACACACGTGGAAATGTATGGAGGTATGTGAATAGAGTGTATGGGGGAGGCTGcttgtgtgtgagagagagagaaacacagagaatgggaaaaaagagCCCCAACACACAAACATTCTGTCCCCACATGAACATCCACACTTACATGGACACAGACAGGAGCCTTGttcacacacatacatacacacacacatacatacatacacacatacatacatatctACAGCGAGAGTGTGACAGGTTCAGAGGCAGTTCTCTCTTgctatatatacacacatattgGCATTTATAGAAACGGGGGATGAGCGAGTGAGCGTGCTGTTCAAACATCCTCActatgcacacacacagagacatatATGCATAATGTATGCAATATATATTGATATGGGGATAAGCTCTCATGCTCTTCTCTCCTGACctctctgtgtgcacacacaaatacatgCACACTACTCTCTCTCACTATGTACATCCCTATATGCCTGGAGACACAGACACAGTGAGTGAGAGCTGTTCACACACATTATTCTCTCTTGCTGTCTATAGGTACATGTGCATATATACTTGAGGAAAAGAGCAAGAGCTATTGtctctcacacacacattttctatcactctctctctccctgccctaTATAATTGTGTAATCTCTGTATAATTCTTTCTCTGTGTGAGATACATCGTAGAGAGCAAgagtttttctcacacacagagGACTGGCTTTGTAAAGACACGTGTACAGAGAGTGTTCACACACATATGAATTTATACAAATACAATTAGAGAGAGCATTGCTTACACACCTTGTTCTCTGTTCATAGATACGCATATATATACACCTATATACTGAGCTGTTTTCACACGACAgtcctttctcttcctgcatagatacatatatatgcatatatacattTGTACTCTTATATACTCAGTTGTTCAcacttaattttctgttcacACGTAATTTTCACAGAATATATAAAGTTAGGGGAGAGTTGTCCACACACACAGTTCTCTTGctatacacacatatatacatgtgtataCAGAGAGGGTAGAGAGCTGTTCACACACGTAATTTGCTCAGTACATGGGTATacaaacatttatttggaaAGAGAGCTGTTGAAACACAGATTCTGTTGTGACACgtatatatatacacttctATGTGTAGATAGAGCTGTTCTCTCACATATTTCTCTCTCTACGTATTTATACATACATGTATAATTAAGGAGAGAGCTGTTCACACACAATTCTCTcgttatatataaataaatgcatacattcttacacacacacagctgctcacactGCAACAGTCTGTGAATAGTTCACACTAACAGTGGTCTGTTCACACACATTCTCCCTCTTGCCATATATTTAGACATatataaataacaaaatgcaTGAGAACAATtcatacacacaaacacagcttcCATGACTCTCTTCgccctcctccccccccccatcTATATTCTCTGGGATGCATAAATACATGCATATCTATGTGTGTATGTTGATACAATCTCTCTCTGTATGCACACGCATGGGTAGAGATAGTAAGAGCCATTCTCACACACAGTACTCTCTCTTGCCTTACATATGAATATATAGAtgcatatatacatgtatatacaGATTGTTCATGCACAGTTCTCACTCTATATGTCCATATATCCCTACATAATTAAAGCACATCCTGTTTACACAGAAACACTATTTTCTCTGCATTGTACACATACATATGTACAGTTAGTGAGCTGTTTTCACACATGATACTCCTCTCTCTTTCTACATGAATACATATGTATGCATATAAACACACTCATATATGCTGTACATACAGAGAGCCTGCTTTCCTCTCACATGCACTTCTCTCCCTACAGATATATGGATATACTTAAAGAGCTGTTAACCCTCACAGTTCTCTTCCTATAGATGCACACagatatacatatttatatacatgcatatatgcAGAGAGACAGTTGTTCATTCATGCAATTACACAACTCTCTCTTGCTACAGACACGTGCACATGCTCCAtacatgtatatacatatatacatggATACTGGGGGGATGAGGTAGCAGGTATggtatatataatatacaaagtattatatttatatattatatagactatttgtatatttatagaagtgcatatatacacacactgaAACAGCTGTTCAGAGAACTGTTCTCACATACAGTACTCTCTGACGTATATACTCTCTGTATGTGTATACGTATGTTCTCAcacacaaaatgctttttttggtaATAGATAAACctatatacatacatatatttgtgtatatatataaactgTTCACACAGAGAATTCTCTTTATATAAGCATGTATACATACATAACTGGAGAAAGCACTGTTTGcactcatatatatatatatacagagcAAGAACATGtgagctgttcagaaatgtGCATAATTCTCTCACCACATGTATATACATAGATACGTGCTTAGAAAGGGATGAGAGCTCTTTGCATACAAGTTCACCTGaaatatatatacttatatacaTATACCCACACATAGGTACATATGCATCTACATAGAGAGAGTtgttctcacacacacacttctctctttctataaatatacacacatatatgcatatatactGTGTATGGAGGGGAGAAAGAGTGACCTCTTCATTCACCTCTCTCtgcatgtatgtgtgtgaaTATAACTATAACTATaactataaatataaatatacactCGCCAAGTGTTCACACCAGCACACAATATCTTTTGCTGTATGTCCACATCCATATGAATATATTCTATCTATTATTACATATACAATTAGAGATATTCACACGCACACACTGTATCCCTAAAGGCACACAATGCCCTTTCTCTCCCCGCAtgcacatatatacatatatacatacagtGAGATTGTGAGCTGCTCAGTCTTTCTCTtgctacacacacacacgtgcatatatacatatatgaaGCATACATGCACTATTCACACACAGACAGAGCATTCCTCAGATCTCCAGCCACACACactttatttaaacatttaattacaCGTGTAACTAATTGTGCATGTGTCTATTTTCTGCCGTTCTTCCcgtcttttccttttccccccaagagggagagaaagaccTACACAGAGCATGGTAAAAAATATCCCCATCACATCCCTCGCCCTGTAAAAGTGCATGTGGggtatctgtgtgtgtgaggcTTTGGCCTTTCCCACCCTCTCTTCTGCCCCCATGTATGGTATCTGGGATGCATatacagtgtgtgtgtgtgcatgtattgATCTAGACATATATTCTCTGTCTGCATGCATGTGTGTTTATGAAGAGCAATTACAAGGGAGCCAGTCATTCCCCCTCCCAACTCGAACACAAATATACCCATATCCATCTCTACATCCAATTTATTTAGATATTTAtgtgtctgtattttctttcactttttttctctccctccccctcctctctttctcaaagaaatataaaaatagctAAACTACACACATAGAGCTGCATGTAAATGACCCTTTTATATAAAAAAcagatagaaataaaaaaataatatacaactatataaaatatttaaatatgtatgaaATACACTCAGAGAAGTGTATAAATAGtaagaaaaatctctgtgtgtagacaaagagaaaaaacccacacccaCAAAAATACAAGCATATATGTAtaagataatttaaaatgtgtctgAATGTGTGTGATCATCTCTGTCTCTCCATGTATGGGGGCAGTAACTAATACATGGGCATACACACCTTTGTATAGGTGTATATCCATGTAATTCACATTTAGATTTTCTTATATAAATAAAGTATATATGGGTGTAGTCAGATCTATGTGTGAGataattttttctcctcctctgagtgtatatatgtataagaagaaagaaatacttcatGCTTCATGTGTGTACATGGGTAAGGCTGCAACCACGTGTGTCTCATAAATAGAAACCTGTAACTGACTCGTGCTCTGTCTCTGAGCCTTGGGAGATTTGCCTGTGTAATACAGCAATTCACACACGCACAACTCCGTGCCTGTGCTTCTTTGtgctctcctgcttccctgctgatTTGCTCTCCAGAAGATGTGTCCTGGtgaataaatacacacacacacacacactcacacacacacacacacacacactcctgcTGGTGTAAATGTGCTTGAGAATGTAAACAGCAAACACACCCTTGTTTGCCTAAAAACATTTGGTGTACCTACAGAAACCCGAgcatgtttttgtgtttgtatggCACGTTTCCCCTGGCTCTGTGCGGGCGGGGGTCCCTGCACACCTGGCCTGGGGCTGCGGCGGAGCAGCCGTTTGGGGCTCCAGGtgtgcggggctggggctggcaccGAGCCCGCCGCGGTGGCTGCGGCAGCGggccctgggctggcaggggggCTCCTGCTGCGGGGTCAGGGCAGGCTGCAGTGCAGGACACGTCCGGCCCCAAAGCCCAGCCAGGCGCCACTGCCAAGGCGTGCAGTTTTCCTGCCCCGGGCTTCGCAGCTTGGCGTCTCCGTGCCGCTCTCCACGTGCCAGCGCTGGTGCTCGGCCTGGAATTCCTTTGACGCTGCTCCCCCCACgcagcccctgcagcacagaTGGGGTTGTGTGATTCCCCAGCTTTCATATTTGCACCTCGCACAACACAGCTGCCTTcgagcagctccagccctgctgggagcagccgccgccgccaggCCCCACACCCGCCTGCCCTGCCGCAACCTCGCTCGGGTTCACCCCCTTCACCAAGCCTGAGCTGGCTGGAGCTTTTCCTGTTACACGCCCGTACGGTGGACTCGGGAACCGACCCCCTCCCCTCGCCCAGCTAGGCTCCTTCTTCAGGTCtttccctcttgtcctgccaGGACCTCGGCAAAGAGCAAAACCAGGCCTGAGCTCAGCTGCCTCCATGAACCAGCTGAACGCCCCAGCCTCTTCCAGGGCTGGGTTTCCTCTGGGATTCGCTCAGCAGCAAGATCCCCTTGCACCCTCCTTATTGCACCAGCAACAGAGGGCATCAGAGAAGTAAAAGCCATGAGGCTCCAGCGGTGCAGGGAGTGGTTTTAAGCATGTGTGTTCCCTGCAGCAACAGTCAGTCCAGCCGGCTTCTCCAGACCACAGTGATTCCTGCAGAACACCAGTCCCCATCTGTGACACCACCACCCCTGAGTGTAACAGCAAGGCACCAATTCCCACGCTGCTTGCCTTCTGCACTGGTTTTTGTACACTTGTGTGTATTCCCACCTGTAAAAACACTGAGCTGTAGGTGGCAAATGGAAACCTCCCCTCCCCTTTAGCATCCATCACATCCTGTAGCAAGGAGCCCCACAGCTGTCCTACTCCATCTGGAGCACTCTCCCTCTGCCTTGGGTTATTGCCAGTTTATCTGACTGGAAAAACATTAAACACAGGGTCTCTTGAGGGCTCAGCCACAGCCCTTACAGCCTCAGCTCCACCACCCAGGGCCAAAGCAGGCAGAAGGCTGCAAAGTTCAGACCATCCCCTTTTCCCAAAACTTCAGGGTTATtgttcccccctcccccagcttGGCTTTCCCCACACCGCAGCTGTGTCCACAGAAAACAAGTGCAGAGCAATGCTTTAAATGGATATGAGCAGAAGGTCCAAGTCTTTCAAAAAGAATGTAGATAGAAAAGTGGTCCCACCAGGACACATTGTGAGTGCAGCTATTTGAGACTGATGTGGACAGCAAAAGCGCAGTCAAGTGAGAAAAGCGTGATAGGACAGCACCATAAAATAGGATATGGAGCACAAAGACCTGTTAGAAAGCTCTTGAAATAACTGCCCTCATTTCTATAAACTCTGTTTTCCACCTTCCTCTGGGTACAGTTGTCAGCTCAGCCTTGGTGAGTGCAAGCAGAGGGTCATGCCCATCATCTAGAAATTCCAGGCTTAACTTTGACTAGGCTGGACCAAGGCTCACTCCAACGAACCCCAGGCCAGCCTTGCTGGTAAGCAGGAAGGGCTGAGCCTGTTCTTCTCACACAACCCCTCCCAGGGGAGGGCAGCAAGAGCTTTAAGAGCCTGTCCCAAAAAACAAAGGCTGTCCAGGACATGCCCAGAGCATGGCCGAAGGACTGTGCTCACTGAGGGATCTGATCCAGCACCATTCCTGTCCCTGCAAGCAGCTTCCAGAGAAGCAGAGGGGTAACTCTCTAGCAGTGCCCCAGCCAAGCAAGCAGGGACAGCTCACCTCACTCTCAAAAAGCAATCTGGAAGACACAAACTTTATAGTGAGGAAGAAGCACAAATGTCCTCCAGTTATAGCAGGCATTGGCTTGCTGGAATGGTGActgaacagaggaaagaaagcatgttagtggaggaaaaaaaagagagtcaGAAACAGGAATAAACAAGAAGGTTTGTTCTTGTTAAGTTTATTGGCATCATGTTTGTCTCTTTACATAAGAGCTCACCCTACGTACTAGAATGTAGACCTCTGGAAAACAGGTAGAAGGGCTCCATTTAAGCAAGCTACAAACGCAAGAACAAATaccaggaagaaaggaagagaggaaagggaCTAGATTGCCAAGTTTTTCCATACCAAAAATCCAGATTAGCAGTCAGtaagaagaaagggaagattTGTAGTCCAGGTCATTCATCAAGAAACAGCTACCACACCCCAGGTGGGAGAAGAGCTCCTTCCACAGCACAAAGAGCCACAGGGACACCTCAGCTCCGGCTCCTCACGCTCGCTCCAGGATGTTAGGAGTTAAGCAGTAGGGGAGGTGAACAAATGAGGTCATTTCATAGCcgtatttaattttaaatccaaTAATCCAGTGTGCATATCAATGCTGTTATGCAAATCTGAGAATTTAGATACAAGGAAGCCAGACAGATTTTTCCAGAAGATGAAGCCTTTTTGGCCTCAAAACAAGAAGGCTTACATAGGTTCATCTCTACTGTACAGAATACCTCCTCTATCTGGACTCTGCGTTGCTAGCACACTGCAGGTCACAAGTGTCCTCCTCACTTTCTACACAACCTGTGTTTCAGTACTTGAACATGTAATTCAGGAATTTTACActaatttatacatttttaattggTTGCATATATTAACATGTACTATAAGATTTTTCCTAAAGAAGCATTACATAATACATGGATACTGTAAAAAGATCTGATTAGTTAAAAGTAACAAGCATTAACAGAGATACATACAAAACTCAACCTAGTCAGACTGAGTGCTGAGCTTGCAATGAACTATGGGTAATCAGCCTTTCCAGTTGCAGCCTTCACAGGGGAAAACACGAGACAGTTAAAAATGTATGTAACTTGTTACACAGATTACCTGTAAACAGTTTCTCTCCATTGGACACCCGGAATTAGATTCAGTTCCAAACATACATAAGAGTTTCCATTTTAAACTAAGAGAAAGGTCTGTTACCATGAAGTGTGATGTGGATGGTGTAGGGACATGAGCTCTGAAGTGCAGGACTCAGATGCTCATGGGAGATGGGTGGATTTTGGCAGCTGgagatgcaatttttttttttttaatttcattttaaacacagaagaggGGCTATGTGTTTGAAGGCCTAAGTGTGATATTCATTTGTGAAGGACTGTGCTCAacccctccctctcccctcagcagctgcagctctccgCAGAAGCCTTCGCTCGGTCAGTCTTGTCTAGTTTGATGGGTTCAGGGAATTCATTGTAAAGCTCCACTTCGGTTTCCTagtgggagagaaggaggagttaatgcctcagctctgcagacagtTCCCAGCATGCAAGGAGCTGCTCTTGGCTagggcaggctgggggtgaaccccaggctgcccacagcaccagcacagggctgcacaTTGGCCCCCTCCCTACCTGTTTAAGTGCATTTCGTGCAATCGTCTGGAAAGCTTGTTCCACGTTAATGGCCTCCTTGGCACTGGTTTCAAAGTAGGGGATGTTGTTTTTACTGTAGCACCAGGCTTGTGCCCGTTTTGTGGTGACCTGGGTGGACAGAGAGCAGCATCACGACCTTCTGCTATGCAGggaggggttttattttcagagcaaGGCCAAAGACACCTCATATCCAACCTGAGCAGCTCTGACCTCATCAAAGCTGCAGCCTTGATACAGAACATAGGAGACCACTGCCCACCACCAGACAGACCCAGTCCCAGGGCAAGGAGCACCATGCCCTAGGGACATGAAAGCACAGAGCACTGGCTTGCTCCTATAGGAGCATCAGCACATCTGGGGGAGGAGAAACAACTCCTCTGCCCGCACCTCCCCAGGAAGCTGCTGCAATCCTTCCACCAGTGGGCAGGAGCATGCTGTGCACAGGGGTCTGACCTCTCCAGGCACAAGAAACCCTTCTCTGGTGGCAGACAACATCTGAGCCACTCTCAGGCACCTCCCACTCCCATTTCTCAGATAACCCTCCCGTGGTTCCTACAAGGTTTCCCGCTCCAGCAATTTCTCAAGAGGAGGTTACCAAGGCCCAGTACTCACTTGTCTGTTTTCTAGGTCAATCTTGTTTCCCAGCACAACAAAAGGAAAGTTCTCAGGATCCCTTGGACTGGCCTGAATGAGGAATTCGTCCCTCCAGCTGTCTAGGGTTTTGAATGTGTTGGGGGCCGTGACATCAAACACCAGCACACAGCAGTCTGCTCCCCTGTAGAAGGCAACTCCCAGAGACTGAAACCGTTCTTGGCCTGCTGTATCCCATATCTGGAGCAAAAGACAGGGCAGAtaagccagctctgctctgacacAGTCAGTCTGCAATTAGGGCATTAATTCCAAAACTCCCCACCAGGCATATGTAGTCCCCAGCTAGGCAGATAGCAGCACCTGAAGGCTTGGGAATTTCTGTAGGCACTAAGCATCAAGAGCCAGAAACACCTTCTAAAGATAGTTGACCCTTTTTGTGTTCAGCCTCAGCCGAAGACATATCCTTGTTCTGGGCAAGCAGGACATGGGTATTAGAGTCAGCAGGTGACCTGCCTGAAGTGCTTGGACACACTGGGTACCAGCAGAGTCCAAACAACTCTCTGATGGCTGCAGCTTTTGCTGCCTTGCAGTCAGTTTCACCATGGAGAGATGAAAGCTTCAGATACCAGAGACATAAGCAGGCTGGCAGGTTAACACCACACCCATAGGTCTTGGGGCAACACAAGTGGTTGACCTAGGGAGTcctttcccagccctttccAGTTCTTGAACCCTAGGAAAGTGAATATTTCTAAAAGATCTAGTTTACTGACAGTACcaaatgcagctttttaaaCAGGGCCTAGCAAAGCTGCTCTTGGCTGAACCCAGATTAATCTTTGCCTTCCCTTGTTCAGCCCAGGCAAAAATTTGTAGAGAAGGCCAGAAGCACTTATGTCTAACAATTTCAGTGTCAACAAGATTCACACCCAGTACTCTGACCCCTACACCActgtgggctgcagcagggcagatgCTTCCACACAAGTGGGGTGAAGGCACCCcttgcagcagggagcagagtcCCTCCTTACCTGCATTGTCACTAGCCTGTCATCCACCATCACCTCTTTTGTCAGGAAGTCTGCACCTATCGTAGCCTTGTACTGGTTACTGAATTTCTTGTTCACATACTGGTTCATGAGTGATGTCTTTCCCACCCTGCACAGGAACACAAAAAGAAAGACTTGGTAGGCTGTTTCTACAACAATGTTTGAGTTAACCACCCTGAAGAGAACATTCCAGTGCCCTTCACTTTCTTTCCATAACCTCCTGCCCTTTCAACCAGGGAAGAAGCACCCACTTCTGCAAGAAGGGGCCTGCACACCAAGAGATGTTGAGGCACCAGCTGAGTAGGAGCATTAGCTACCCAAGGATACAAAGGATTACATCCTGAGAAACCTTGCTCCCCCATCACTAGTCTGATCCTTGGTAAGGAGCAGACATTATGATCATAAAGGcaattttggaaaatgaaatgcttcagAGAAACCTATCACAAACAGTAATCTTCAGcctctgcaggaggaggaggaggaagaacagacAATCTCAGATGGCAACAGCTCACAGACACATCTGCTAGGCACCCAGAGGTGGAGATCCTCCCCAGAGAGCAAGCTTAGAGGCTCACATGCCCTCTGTGTGGCTGAGAAACACTCCCTGAACAACAGCTTGCTGGGGACAGTGGTATAAATAAGCCTTATGTCATGGGAATCAGGTTACAGCCTGCACAGCAAGTAACCTGTGACAGCAGAGGAGACTCCTTGCTGAGAGCACAGAGCAAAGCCTTTCACTGCAAGGGGCAGGCTCCAGCCAGCCCAGAGAAGCAAAGCAGATGGCTTGGTACAGACTATGTCTCTGACAGTTTTAAGAAGTTACCTAAGAACACTTACTagtggttttttgtggtttttattttttagaagattttttaaGTGAAACACATATTCCAACAGCACATGTCCTCCTTGCAGAAAGCTATTAAATTCTGCTACTCCAGTGGTCTGCCCACCATACTTTCCCCATTTAATATTGTGGCAGGACTTCAAGACACTAGACTACAGGGACACATTCAGGACAGAGGGCAGTGAAGAGTTCTTAGACCTGTGAGGTAACACAGCTATCAGGGGCTGTAAAATctctcctcccagcactgctgatttCTTACAGTGCACCCAGGCTCCCCCTAGTCAAGAGCACTGCTCTAGCCAGATACAGATTAGCATCTTAAAGGCTCTTCCACTTACCCAGAGTCTCCAAGGATGATGACTTTCAGTAACACTTTCTTCCTAGACGTCATCTTTCACACTAGAAAGGAAGAACAATCCCATCACAAAGCATTAGTTATGTCATTCCTcaagaaagcaagcagcaaGTTTAGAGTCTGAGAAACCTGACTCCCAGCAAGGAGCCAGCAACAGGCAGGGCCCAGCACTCCTGAAACCAGACTCCAATTCAAGGCTACACTCAGCACTAACCAAGTGTCTGCCCACTGTACAGGCTGGCCCATGTCAGACCAGTA is a window of Corvus cornix cornix isolate S_Up_H32 chromosome 12, ASM73873v5, whole genome shotgun sequence DNA encoding:
- the RAB7A gene encoding ras-related protein Rab-7a: MTSRKKVLLKVIILGDSGVGKTSLMNQYVNKKFSNQYKATIGADFLTKEVMVDDRLVTMQIWDTAGQERFQSLGVAFYRGADCCVLVFDVTAPNTFKTLDSWRDEFLIQASPRDPENFPFVVLGNKIDLENRQVTTKRAQAWCYSKNNIPYFETSAKEAINVEQAFQTIARNALKQETEVELYNEFPEPIKLDKTDRAKASAESCSC